CCAGGGTTTTAAGAAAGGCGTTCTGGGCATTCGGGTTCATCCTCTCGGCTTCGTCTACGATGGCAACCTTAAACCTCCCTTCAAACGGTTTAAGAAAAAGCCTCTCTTCGACTTCCTCGCGTATCTGGTCAACCTTTATATCTTTGACTCCCTTGTACTCTACGAGAAATACATCCGGGTGCATTCCTTTATCAATTTTTTTGCATGAATTGCAACCGCAAGGTTCCCCTGCTGACTCCAATTCTTCCTCTAATGTCTTAATACAATTTAAAACCTTTGCGAATTCAATCGCCACTAGCTTTTTGCCAACCCCTTCCGGCCCAAAAAAGAGGTAGGAATGAGCAATCCGGCTATGGCGGACTGCACGGAGTAGCGATCTTTTCTGAAATTCGTGGCCCAGGATATTCTTGAAAAACATGTGACCTACATAAACATTCGTTTATTCAACACCTAAAGTAGTTCCTCAATCCGAAATATCGAAAAGAATTCATATCCCATATCTTCAAATACCTTCCTTGCTCCTTCATCCCTATCCACTATAACCAAGACTTTTTTTACACCGGCGCCGAAACTTCTCACCGCTTCAATTGCCTTAAGTATAGAACCCCCGGTGGTTGAAACGTCCTCGACGATTGCCGTTTTATCCCCGGGTTTTAGATTACCCTCGATTAATTTCCCGGTCCCGTGTTGTTTCTCCTCTTTTCTGACCAGAAATCCCCGAACGGGATAGCCGTCCTGGTAGCTTTGGGAAATGATAGAACCAACTATAGGGTCTGCTCCCACCGTTGGTCCGCCTACAGCTTGAATTTGGGAATCCCTGCGAATGACTTCGAGGAAAATTTTCCCCACCAAATAAACACCTTCCGGATGAAGGGTGGTAAGCCGTGCATCGATGTAGTAATCGCTTTCTTTGCCAGAGGAGAGCCTGAACTTGCCCCGGAGAATAGAATTTTCCTTGAGAATTACTTTGAGCCTTTCCCGATTTGCATCCGTTTCTGGCATGTGACTCCCTGAAGAACTACCCCTCCTGTTCCCACGGGCCCGGATTACCTGAGACCCTATGTGCTCCAAATAACGCCCTTTGCAGTGTGAGAAAATCTAACCGTAGTTGGGTTTTGTTGTCAATCACATTAGATAGTCAAGTTTACTGTTTAACCCGACACGAGGCTTTTGTTATCTTCGCAAGCGAAAGCTAGCCCAATTGATGCCGAGCTTTCTCATCCGCGCCCTAAGGGTATGTGGGTTGATTTTAAGGAGCGTTGCTGCTCCATGCAATCCTTCTATACGGCCATGTGTAGCTGCAAGAACCGTCTCGATGTACCGCTTTGTTGCTGTATCCAAAGGGACAATCGTTGTTGTGGCCTTCGTTTCTAGTGATTCTTTTAACGAGTTAGTTGGCTTAGTTGCTATACCCAAATCTGTAGCAACACCCAAGGCTTTTGCTACTTCTAGTCTCTCTCCATCCCCGAGTATCACGGCTCGGTCTATCACTGAGCTAAATTCACGCACGTTCCCCGGCCAATGGTAGGAGAGTAGGAGGGCGATGTCTTCAGATGATGGCATCTGCAGCTTTAGTCCAAAACGCATGGCTGCCCGGCGGGAAAAATGCTCTGCTAAGATAGGAATATCTTCACGACGTTCCCGCAGCGGCGGAAGGACAATTGGAAACACAGCAATCCGATACCACAAGTCTTCCCGGAAACTGCCGCCTTGCACCATAGCTGCTAGGTCTCGGTGGGTGGCGGCCACAATCCGGACATCTACTTTGATTGATTTTTCTCCGCCTACCCGTTCGAATGAACCATCCTGAAGAACTCGAAGGAGTCTGACCTGAGCAGCTCGTGGTAGTTCCCCAATCTCGTCGAGGAATAACGTTCCTCCATCGGCGCGTTCAAACCAGCCCTGATGGGTAGTCACAGCCCCCGTGAAGCTGCCTTTCTCATGCCCGAAGAGTTCGGAATCAATCAGACCAGGGGAAATCGCCCCGCAATTGACCCGGATGAACGGCCCTTGAGCGTGCCGGGAGCGGTTATGAATAGCACGGGCTACAACCTCTTTGCCCGAGCCGGTTTCGCCGAAAATGAGTACTGGCACATCGGATGGTGCCACAAGTCTAACGCGCTCCATTACCGAGCTCAATCCTCCATCGGCTCCAATTATTGTTTCTGACAGGTCTTCCCGACCGAGACGAGCGAGCAGGGAACGTTTGTCTGCCTCGGCTGCTTCTCGAAGCGCATTGAGTTCACGAAGGCGACGGTCGTTCTCGAGTGCAACAGCAAAGGGCTCAAGAAGGGACTTACAGATTCTTTCGTCCTCAGCGCTAAAGCGATGAGGAGACTTCGCTACTAGGAGCAAAAGTCCAAATGTACCGTGTTCGCTGGCGAGCGGCCCGACCAGGACATCGCCCCGAATAGAGGGGGGTATTGCTGTAAAGGAAACATGATTTGTCCTGTCCTCGTCTTTACGGAGTTTTATTTCTCCACGCGAGCACCAATGAAGTAGCTGTTTCATGTCATTTGCTGTCCACTCCGTCTGATGGCTTGTGAGCTTTTCGCCGATTCGTGGAGGACCAACCGCTACTGCTTCCATGCGAGACTGTTTTTTGTCAATTCTGCAAACAATTAAGCGGTCGATCAGCATCCGGACTGCCAGTATCTTTGCTATATTCGTGGCGCACTCGGTGATTTCTATGTGGCGACAGGCCTCACGCCACACGCCTAACATAAGCTCTTTGAACTTTTCCACAATAATCACCGTGATATATACTGGATTTTAATTGTAAATATGACGGCTAATTTATCATATTTCATGACATCGAGTCAACTCTATGGATTTGATGATATTATCAGGCATTCTGAATGGACGCCAATAAATACAATCTTAGGTTATAATACGGAAAAAATGTTGCAAAAGTATACAAGATGCTTTAAACATGAACAGCAAATTGGTGAGTTATGCAGCACTAAGGCTTCTTCTTTTCATAAAATTCCCAGGGAAATATATAAAATTTTAATTTGGCATTACCCTTGCTTGTTGTAGAAACCCAATAAAACAAAAGTAAACAAATGTGGAGGCAGAAAACAATGAGATATCCATCATGGATGTTATTTTTGGGTTTAGCCTTGGGGATGCTAATTTTGAGCCTGGCACTGTTCGCAAGGGGAGAAGAAGTGACCATTCGCGCCGGTCATTTCCCAAACATAACCCACGCTCAGGGGATAATCGGACAGGCAAACGGGTGGTTTGAAAAAGCATTAGGGAAAAATACAAAAGTCGATTGGAAAATCTTCAATGCCGGCCCCTCAGCAATCGAGGCACTATTTGCCGGCCAGCTTGACATTACCTACATAGGTCCCAATCCCGCTATCAACGGCTACGTGAAATCTAAAGGCGAGGCTCTGCGCATCATTGCCGGTGGGGCAAGCGGCGGAGCCGGTCTTGTAGTAAGAACGGACTCGGGCATAAATACCGTGAAGGATTTCGATGGTAAAAAGATAGCATCCCCACAACTGGGAAATACTCAAGATGTTGCGCTCCGGGCTTGGCTCATTGAGAACGGTTTTAATCTTAAGGAAAAGGGTGGAACCGTTCAAGTTATCCCTCTAGCAAACCCGGACCAATTAACTCTCTTCCTAAGAAAGGAAATCGACGGGGCATGGACTGTGGAACCCTGGGTTACGCGACTGATACTAGAGGGCAACGGAAGGCTTTTTCTCGATGAGAGAGAAATCTGGCCCGACGGGAAATTTGTTACAACTCACCTTATTGTGAGCACCAAGTTTCTTAAAGAGCATCCGGATTTAGTTAAAAAATGGTTAGCCGCCCACGTGGAACTAACGGAATGGATAAACAAAAATCCTGTGGAAGCTAAAACCCTGCTAAACGAGGAAATAAAAAGAGAAACGGGGAAAGCCATTCCTCAAAACGTTTTAGATGAATCACTCAAAAGGCTCGACATCACCTATGACCCGATTGCAAGTTCACTCTTTAAATCGGCGAAATCGGCATACGAACTAGGATTCCTGGGCAGCGAACAGCCAGACCTATCGAACATCTACGACCTCACTTTATTAAACGAGGTTCTAGCTGAAAAGGGACTTCAACCCGTAAAACACGACATCACAAAAGCAAGCAGCAAATGAGCTTTTCATATCTAGATACACACTGGCAATAACGTCAATCATAATCAGGAGAAAGAAGAAATGAACAAAACAGGACAAGAACCAGGACAAACCGCAGGCTTAACAAACCTTGCCGAATCAAAACACCATGTGGTGATCGACATAAGGGGAGCGATTTGCCCCCACCCACTTAATGTAATAAGAGACACCATAAGGGAGCTCAATGTCGACGAAATCCTGGAGGCTATTTGCGACCACGAGCCTACGGCTAGAGAGAACGCTCCCAGGTTCTGTGCGCGGAGGAACTATCGTTTTCAGGTTATCGAAAAAGACGGCGGGTGGAGGATTCTCATCCAGAAGACTGAAGAAAAAGAGCCAAGGCTGCAAGTAGAAAATGTATCAAAGGTGTTCAAGACCAATCACGAAAACTTTACCGCTCTTGAAAATATCAACTTGACCATTCGCCAGGGAGAATTCGTTTGCCTCCTGGGTCCTTCGGGATGTGGCAAGTCCACGCTTTTAAATTTAATCGCCGGGCTCGACAAACCTACCAAGGGTGAAATCAGGTCAAACGGGAAGCTTATAACCGGCCCGGGCTCGGACCGAGTGGTTGTATTTCAGGAGGGCGCGCTTTTTCCCTGGCTTACGGTGATTGAGAACGTCGAATTTGGCCTAAAAATTCTCAAGATTGAAAACAAAATAAGAAAAACTCTGGCACTCGATTATCTCAAACTGGTCGGACTTGATGAAAAATTTTATGATTCCTATATTCACCAACTATCCGGAGGAATGAAACAGCGTGTAGCAATAGCCAGAGCATTGGCTATGGAGCCCGCTGTCCTCCTCATGGATGAACCGTTTGCGGCACTAGATGTTTATACCAGGGAAACGCTACAGGAAGAACTGCAAAACATCTGGACTGAATCGCACAAGACCATCGTCTTTGTTACACATAATGTCCAGGAGGCCGTTTTACTTGGGGACAGGGTGATAGTTTTTGCCAAAAATCCGGGAAGGATAAAGGAAGAATACGAGATTGATATCGCCAGGCCGAGGAAACTGGATGACCCGGAGGTGTTTTTGAACACCAAGTGGATCACGGACGATCTCAGAGAAGAATTAGGAGAGCCCAATGGTAACAGGATTAATTCAAAGAAAGAGGTAGCTTACAGATGACTAAACATTTAACC
The sequence above is drawn from the Thermodesulfobacteriota bacterium genome and encodes:
- a CDS encoding ATP-binding cassette domain-containing protein, which encodes MNKTGQEPGQTAGLTNLAESKHHVVIDIRGAICPHPLNVIRDTIRELNVDEILEAICDHEPTARENAPRFCARRNYRFQVIEKDGGWRILIQKTEEKEPRLQVENVSKVFKTNHENFTALENINLTIRQGEFVCLLGPSGCGKSTLLNLIAGLDKPTKGEIRSNGKLITGPGSDRVVVFQEGALFPWLTVIENVEFGLKILKIENKIRKTLALDYLKLVGLDEKFYDSYIHQLSGGMKQRVAIARALAMEPAVLLMDEPFAALDVYTRETLQEELQNIWTESHKTIVFVTHNVQEAVLLGDRVIVFAKNPGRIKEEYEIDIARPRKLDDPEVFLNTKWITDDLREELGEPNGNRINSKKEVAYR
- the pyrE gene encoding orotate phosphoribosyltransferase gives rise to the protein MPETDANRERLKVILKENSILRGKFRLSSGKESDYYIDARLTTLHPEGVYLVGKIFLEVIRRDSQIQAVGGPTVGADPIVGSIISQSYQDGYPVRGFLVRKEEKQHGTGKLIEGNLKPGDKTAIVEDVSTTGGSILKAIEAVRSFGAGVKKVLVIVDRDEGARKVFEDMGYEFFSIFRIEELL
- a CDS encoding sigma-54 dependent transcriptional regulator; this encodes MEKFKELMLGVWREACRHIEITECATNIAKILAVRMLIDRLIVCRIDKKQSRMEAVAVGPPRIGEKLTSHQTEWTANDMKQLLHWCSRGEIKLRKDEDRTNHVSFTAIPPSIRGDVLVGPLASEHGTFGLLLLVAKSPHRFSAEDERICKSLLEPFAVALENDRRLRELNALREAAEADKRSLLARLGREDLSETIIGADGGLSSVMERVRLVAPSDVPVLIFGETGSGKEVVARAIHNRSRHAQGPFIRVNCGAISPGLIDSELFGHEKGSFTGAVTTHQGWFERADGGTLFLDEIGELPRAAQVRLLRVLQDGSFERVGGEKSIKVDVRIVAATHRDLAAMVQGGSFREDLWYRIAVFPIVLPPLRERREDIPILAEHFSRRAAMRFGLKLQMPSSEDIALLLSYHWPGNVREFSSVIDRAVILGDGERLEVAKALGVATDLGIATKPTNSLKESLETKATTTIVPLDTATKRYIETVLAATHGRIEGLHGAATLLKINPHTLRARMRKLGINWASFRLRR
- a CDS encoding ABC transporter substrate-binding protein — encoded protein: MRYPSWMLFLGLALGMLILSLALFARGEEVTIRAGHFPNITHAQGIIGQANGWFEKALGKNTKVDWKIFNAGPSAIEALFAGQLDITYIGPNPAINGYVKSKGEALRIIAGGASGGAGLVVRTDSGINTVKDFDGKKIASPQLGNTQDVALRAWLIENGFNLKEKGGTVQVIPLANPDQLTLFLRKEIDGAWTVEPWVTRLILEGNGRLFLDEREIWPDGKFVTTHLIVSTKFLKEHPDLVKKWLAAHVELTEWINKNPVEAKTLLNEEIKRETGKAIPQNVLDESLKRLDITYDPIASSLFKSAKSAYELGFLGSEQPDLSNIYDLTLLNEVLAEKGLQPVKHDITKASSK